A window from Methylocystis sp. MJC1 encodes these proteins:
- a CDS encoding pentapeptide repeat-containing protein: MNRHFLARVAVAALLIATPLHAQDMLQGVDLSQPAYSQAEMTRAEVEAALDAQKTDFSGKSLNGLDLSRLDLSGANFRAARLNKVRLSGAKLDGAVLDQAWLMEADLTGASLKGAHAFAAQMQRMNADGADFSGARLAGDLTGASLRGARFDHADLSADMKNQSMGLMRAVLRSAHLENALLRKANLMSADLRFAHAAGADFTDANLMNADGAGADFTGAIFAGANTKDLDLDSAQIDAATEGALQKAQHLDRARRQ; the protein is encoded by the coding sequence ATGAACAGGCATTTTCTGGCGCGCGTTGCGGTCGCGGCGCTTCTCATTGCAACCCCGCTTCATGCCCAGGACATGCTTCAGGGCGTCGATCTTTCGCAGCCGGCCTATTCGCAGGCCGAGATGACGCGCGCCGAGGTCGAGGCGGCGCTTGACGCCCAGAAGACCGATTTCTCGGGAAAGAGCCTCAACGGCCTCGACCTCTCCCGTCTCGATCTTTCGGGAGCAAATTTCCGCGCGGCGCGTCTCAACAAGGTTCGGCTTTCTGGCGCCAAGCTCGATGGCGCCGTTCTCGATCAGGCTTGGCTGATGGAGGCCGATCTTACCGGCGCTTCGCTGAAGGGCGCGCACGCCTTCGCAGCGCAGATGCAGCGCATGAACGCCGATGGCGCCGATTTCTCCGGCGCGCGCCTCGCTGGCGATCTGACGGGCGCCTCGCTACGCGGCGCCAGGTTCGATCACGCGGATCTCTCCGCCGACATGAAGAACCAGTCCATGGGGCTGATGCGCGCCGTCTTGCGTTCGGCGCATCTTGAAAACGCTCTGCTTCGCAAAGCCAATCTGATGAGCGCGGATTTGCGTTTCGCGCATGCCGCCGGCGCCGATTTCACGGATGCAAATCTGATGAACGCCGATGGGGCCGGGGCAGATTTCACCGGGGCGATTTTCGCCGGCGCCAACACCAAGGACCTCGATCTCGACTCCGCGCAAATCGACGCGGCGACGGAAGGCGCGCTGCAGAAGGCGCAGCATCTCGACCGCGCGCGTCGCCAATGA
- the rnhA gene encoding ribonuclease HI, whose protein sequence is MTRRVAIWTDGACSGNPGPGGWGAILRFGDVEKELSGGEPLTTNNRMELMAAIMALEALTRPCAIDLYTDSQYVRGGVTSWIKNWKTRGWKTADRKPVKNVELWQRLEAAEERHDVAWHWVRGHSGDEMNERADALARAGMAPFLRSRRAPG, encoded by the coding sequence ATGACGCGCCGCGTCGCGATTTGGACCGACGGGGCCTGTTCCGGCAATCCCGGCCCCGGCGGCTGGGGCGCGATATTGCGCTTTGGCGATGTCGAGAAGGAGCTTTCCGGCGGCGAGCCGCTGACGACTAACAACCGCATGGAGCTGATGGCGGCAATCATGGCGCTGGAGGCTCTGACGCGTCCCTGCGCAATTGACCTCTACACGGACTCGCAATATGTGCGCGGCGGCGTCACCTCTTGGATCAAGAACTGGAAGACGCGCGGCTGGAAGACAGCGGACCGCAAGCCGGTGAAGAACGTCGAGCTTTGGCAAAGGCTCGAGGCCGCTGAGGAGCGGCACGACGTCGCCTGGCATTGGGTGCGGGGCCATTCGGGGGATGAGATGAACGAGCGCGCGGACGCGCTGGCGCGCGCCGGCATGGCGCCTTTCCTTCGGTCGCGGCGCGCTCCGGGCTGA
- a CDS encoding glutamate--cysteine ligase, with protein MARDVTDSTPIASRDALVEWLAAGCKGSGAPLRVGTEHEKIAFYSDLLAPVPYGCDGGRCGVGRLLEGVQEATGWEPIMDREALIGLAQTEGGGAISIEPGGQFELSGAPLLDIHATAAELDAHLSALAGVAHSLGVEFLDLGASPKWSRAETPAMPKQRYKIMAAYMPKVGSRGLDMMFRTATIQANLDFVSEKDMVEKVRVGLALQPLVTALFANSPFLDGKPTGRLSERSTIWLDTDADRTGMLPFAFEEGFGFERYVDYALDVPMYFVKRGDIYHDVAGASFRDLLEGRLPQLPGERAVISDWANHLSTIFPEVRLKTYLEMRGADGGPRAHMTALPALFAGLFYDSVALDQALQLTKGWSAAARQRLREDVPTLALDATIDGRSLREIGRDILALAKAGLEQRARVNAQGEDETIYLAPLEKIISEGRTLAQERLEAFHGPWGGSVDGAFRDCVIPL; from the coding sequence ATGGCTCGCGACGTAACTGATTCGACGCCGATTGCGTCCCGAGACGCGCTGGTGGAATGGCTCGCAGCCGGTTGCAAAGGCTCCGGCGCGCCGTTACGCGTCGGCACGGAACACGAAAAAATCGCCTTCTACTCCGATCTGCTGGCGCCGGTTCCCTATGGCTGTGACGGCGGGCGCTGTGGCGTCGGCCGCCTGCTCGAGGGCGTCCAGGAAGCGACCGGTTGGGAGCCCATCATGGACCGCGAGGCGCTCATCGGTCTCGCCCAGACGGAAGGCGGCGGCGCGATCTCCATAGAGCCAGGCGGGCAATTCGAGCTTTCCGGCGCACCGTTACTCGATATCCACGCAACGGCGGCCGAGCTCGACGCGCATCTTTCGGCGCTGGCGGGCGTGGCGCATTCTCTGGGGGTCGAATTTCTCGATCTTGGCGCAAGCCCGAAGTGGTCGCGCGCCGAGACGCCGGCCATGCCGAAGCAGCGCTACAAGATCATGGCCGCCTATATGCCGAAGGTCGGCTCGCGCGGCCTCGACATGATGTTTCGCACCGCGACGATCCAGGCCAATCTCGACTTCGTCAGCGAAAAGGACATGGTCGAGAAAGTCAGGGTCGGCCTCGCGCTGCAGCCGCTGGTCACGGCGCTTTTCGCCAATTCGCCCTTCCTGGACGGCAAGCCCACCGGCCGGCTATCCGAACGCTCCACGATCTGGCTCGACACCGACGCCGACCGAACGGGCATGCTGCCTTTCGCTTTCGAAGAAGGCTTCGGCTTCGAGCGTTATGTCGATTACGCGCTGGACGTGCCGATGTATTTCGTCAAGCGCGGCGACATCTATCATGATGTCGCGGGCGCAAGCTTCCGCGACCTGCTCGAAGGCCGCCTGCCGCAGTTGCCGGGCGAGCGCGCCGTCATATCCGACTGGGCGAACCACCTTTCGACGATCTTTCCCGAGGTCCGGCTCAAGACCTATCTCGAAATGCGCGGCGCCGACGGCGGCCCGCGCGCCCATATGACCGCCCTGCCTGCGCTATTCGCCGGACTCTTCTATGACAGCGTTGCGCTCGACCAGGCGCTCCAGCTCACCAAGGGGTGGAGCGCGGCGGCGCGCCAGCGGCTGCGCGAGGACGTTCCCACCCTCGCCCTCGACGCGACAATCGACGGTCGCAGCTTGCGGGAGATCGGGCGGGATATACTCGCTCTCGCGAAGGCGGGCCTCGAGCAGCGGGCGCGCGTGAACGCACAAGGGGAAGACGAGACGATCTATCTCGCGCCTCTCGAAAAGATAATCTCGGAAGGTCGCACTTTGGCGCAGGAGCGGCTGGAGGCCTTTCATGGCCCTTGGGGCGGCTCGGTCGACGGCGCCTTCAGGGATTGCGTCATACCGCTCTGA
- a CDS encoding Pls/PosA family non-ribosomal peptide synthetase, with protein sequence MNDRPFVLGTAETARLAAPAYSVALGTKAEHLLRDELLCEIFAETVKRHPDASALKSLRHSVSYQELDARSDALRRGLLALGVGPGDVVGLWMARGIDSLVAQLAIAKTGAAWLPFDAEAPVDRIAACLEDAEARFLLTNQEFAAKASDRVPVQLIIASEASVEGQDELPTARELGATPEHPAYIIYTSGSTGKPKGTIITGRNICHYLRSANEIYGFSSSDVAFQGASLAFDLSMEEIWVSYLSGAALFVATSEVLADLEALPGVLEQAGVTVLDTVPTLLNALPRDVATLRTIILGGEACPPSVAARWSREGRVIYNSYGPTEATVVATIAEVSRGETVTIGKPIPNYSCYVVDESLALLPPGKEGELLIGGPGVARGYLKRDSLTAEKFIENPYYEGGLDPILYRSGDAVALNESGDLVFRGRVDDQVKIRGFRVELGEIEAVIATHIEARQTAVVLRNDNGLDELVAFIVTDAPLPGERDLRAALRKALPSYMVPSRFEAISSLPTLTSGKVDRKSLQTMALLQPAARPDEEQDEPRSEIEARLLDAAKRVLSVPTVPLEADFFMDLGGHSLIAARFVSIVRETPSLASITLHDLYAHRTLRNLAAHLRQSENEPAKDLAFEPPPLKRRVLCALAQLSVLPFLLSISAAQWLAIFISYTLITPDNASFADEALSLFGIILSITLLTLVISVAGKWLVIGRTKPGRYPLWGVYFFRWWLSQRLLGLTNARLLQNSPLMPLYLAAIGAKIGRDVQISDLEAGAIDLISIGSGASLGAKLKIANARVEGNELVIGPVEIGADAYIGTGCVIEEGVSVGDGAALEDLTSLPSGSRVEPNDIWDGSPGRRIGAVDPEALEAPAQATIATRIAVYLVSAVLALILPIIGLLPIFPAFWAFDTIEAAMKFSESEYHYYLAAIPLLAWPTAFVLVLATIVLVAIFRWTVLPRAAAGRYSVWSGFYLRRWAVCLATEVALDTLSSLYATLYMRTWYRLMGARIGKGSEIATNLAGRYDVVSVGDNCFIADEVALGDEDIRRGWMHLKPVEAGDRVFIGNDAVVPPGAILPSDALIGVKSKPPAGQKVESGDTWFGSPPILMPARQRVDSADATLTFNPTRLRRFGRAAYEALNISLPSMLYITLGTWAVEVFGDKLIAKDYLGFAGLFILASTFIPFAVMLVAAAVKWTTMGGYRPQVRPMWSFWAIRNETSTVLYWGMTGRILLDYLRGTPFLPWVLRVFGAKFGKGVYMDMTDLTEFDCVKVGDYCALNMGSALQTHLYEDRLMKIGSIDVGKGVTLGPGSTVLYDTHVGDYARLGPLTVVMKGETIPRASEWVGSPAEPARS encoded by the coding sequence ATGAATGATAGGCCTTTCGTCTTGGGGACTGCCGAGACTGCGCGCTTGGCCGCGCCAGCCTATTCCGTCGCCCTGGGGACCAAAGCCGAACATCTGCTTCGCGACGAGTTGCTCTGTGAAATTTTCGCAGAAACCGTGAAGCGCCATCCCGACGCCAGTGCTCTGAAAAGCTTACGTCATTCCGTGAGTTATCAGGAGCTTGACGCCCGTTCGGACGCGCTCCGGCGAGGCCTGCTCGCCCTTGGCGTCGGCCCTGGCGACGTCGTCGGTCTTTGGATGGCGCGAGGGATCGACTCCCTTGTTGCGCAGCTCGCAATTGCAAAAACCGGCGCTGCCTGGTTGCCGTTTGATGCGGAAGCGCCGGTCGACCGTATCGCGGCCTGTTTAGAGGACGCCGAAGCGCGTTTCTTGCTCACAAACCAGGAATTTGCCGCGAAGGCTTCAGACCGTGTCCCAGTTCAGCTCATCATCGCCTCGGAGGCCAGCGTCGAAGGACAGGATGAGCTTCCAACTGCAAGAGAATTAGGCGCAACGCCCGAGCATCCAGCCTATATCATTTACACATCCGGCTCCACCGGGAAGCCGAAAGGCACAATAATCACGGGCAGAAATATTTGCCATTATTTGCGTTCTGCCAATGAAATCTACGGATTTTCTTCGTCCGACGTGGCATTCCAAGGGGCTTCGCTCGCCTTTGATCTTTCAATGGAGGAGATCTGGGTCAGCTATCTTTCGGGTGCGGCTTTGTTTGTCGCGACCTCGGAGGTTCTGGCCGACCTCGAGGCTTTGCCCGGCGTTCTCGAGCAGGCAGGCGTCACCGTGCTGGATACGGTTCCGACCTTGCTGAATGCGCTCCCGCGCGACGTCGCGACGTTACGGACGATCATCCTCGGAGGCGAGGCGTGCCCTCCAAGCGTCGCGGCGCGGTGGTCGCGCGAAGGCCGGGTCATCTACAACAGCTATGGCCCTACTGAAGCAACCGTCGTGGCGACGATCGCCGAGGTGTCGCGCGGCGAGACCGTGACCATCGGCAAACCCATCCCGAACTATTCCTGTTACGTCGTCGACGAGTCGCTCGCTCTGCTGCCTCCCGGCAAAGAAGGCGAGCTTCTGATCGGCGGGCCGGGCGTTGCAAGGGGGTATCTGAAGCGAGATAGCCTCACCGCAGAGAAGTTTATCGAAAACCCTTACTACGAAGGTGGCCTCGACCCCATCCTGTATCGCTCCGGCGACGCCGTTGCTTTGAACGAATCCGGCGACCTCGTTTTTCGTGGGCGCGTCGACGATCAAGTCAAAATTCGCGGTTTTCGGGTCGAGCTGGGGGAAATCGAAGCCGTAATCGCCACACACATCGAGGCGCGGCAGACGGCGGTCGTTCTGCGCAACGACAACGGCCTCGACGAACTGGTCGCCTTTATTGTGACGGACGCTCCCTTGCCTGGCGAACGCGATTTGCGCGCTGCGCTACGCAAGGCGTTGCCGTCCTATATGGTGCCATCGAGGTTCGAGGCGATTTCCTCGTTGCCAACGCTGACGTCGGGCAAAGTCGATCGCAAAAGCCTCCAGACCATGGCGCTGTTGCAGCCCGCGGCGCGCCCGGACGAGGAGCAGGATGAACCTCGCAGCGAGATCGAGGCGCGCCTCCTGGACGCCGCGAAGCGGGTCTTATCGGTCCCGACGGTTCCGCTCGAGGCGGACTTTTTCATGGATTTGGGCGGTCATTCGCTGATTGCTGCGCGCTTTGTTTCGATTGTTCGGGAAACGCCGAGTCTGGCTTCGATCACCTTGCACGACTTGTACGCGCATCGAACCTTGCGTAATCTCGCCGCCCATTTGAGGCAGAGCGAAAATGAGCCAGCCAAGGATCTGGCCTTCGAGCCGCCGCCCCTTAAAAGGCGCGTTCTCTGTGCTTTGGCGCAGCTCTCGGTCCTGCCGTTTCTCCTGTCGATCTCGGCGGCTCAATGGCTCGCCATCTTCATTTCTTACACCCTGATTACACCCGACAACGCAAGTTTCGCCGACGAGGCGCTCAGCCTGTTCGGCATCATTCTCAGCATCACCTTATTGACCCTAGTGATCTCGGTTGCCGGCAAATGGCTTGTCATCGGGCGCACCAAGCCGGGGCGGTACCCCCTGTGGGGCGTCTATTTTTTCCGATGGTGGCTTTCCCAACGGCTCCTGGGCCTGACGAACGCTAGGCTGCTGCAAAATTCGCCGCTGATGCCGTTGTACCTCGCCGCGATCGGCGCGAAGATCGGTCGAGATGTGCAAATCAGCGATCTGGAGGCTGGCGCCATCGACCTCATATCGATCGGCTCGGGCGCATCTCTGGGCGCCAAACTCAAGATCGCCAACGCCCGGGTCGAAGGAAACGAACTTGTCATCGGACCGGTTGAAATTGGAGCGGACGCTTACATCGGCACCGGCTGCGTGATCGAGGAGGGCGTCTCTGTCGGCGATGGCGCAGCGCTGGAAGATCTTACCTCCCTGCCGAGCGGATCGCGCGTCGAGCCGAATGACATATGGGACGGCTCGCCAGGCCGGCGCATCGGAGCCGTCGATCCTGAGGCGCTCGAAGCGCCAGCTCAGGCGACCATCGCCACGCGCATTGCGGTGTATCTGGTTTCCGCTGTGTTGGCGCTCATTCTCCCGATAATTGGACTGCTGCCTATTTTTCCAGCATTCTGGGCATTCGATACGATCGAAGCCGCGATGAAGTTTTCCGAGTCCGAATACCATTACTACCTTGCGGCGATTCCGCTGCTTGCATGGCCGACCGCCTTCGTCCTGGTGTTGGCGACGATTGTTCTGGTCGCTATTTTCCGCTGGACGGTGCTGCCGCGCGCGGCGGCGGGAAGATATTCGGTTTGGTCAGGGTTTTATCTGCGCCGCTGGGCGGTGTGCTTAGCGACTGAGGTTGCGCTCGACACGCTGTCTTCGCTTTACGCGACGCTCTACATGCGAACCTGGTACCGACTGATGGGCGCCCGTATCGGCAAGGGTTCCGAAATCGCAACCAATCTTGCCGGCCGCTATGATGTCGTCTCCGTGGGCGATAACTGCTTCATAGCTGATGAGGTAGCGCTCGGAGACGAAGATATCCGCAGAGGCTGGATGCATCTAAAGCCGGTCGAGGCGGGCGATCGGGTGTTCATCGGCAATGACGCCGTCGTGCCGCCCGGCGCTATACTGCCGTCGGACGCCCTTATCGGCGTCAAGTCCAAGCCGCCGGCGGGACAAAAGGTGGAAAGCGGAGACACATGGTTTGGCTCGCCGCCAATCCTGATGCCGGCGCGGCAGAGAGTGGATTCGGCCGATGCGACTCTCACCTTCAATCCGACGCGACTGAGACGCTTCGGCAGGGCCGCTTATGAAGCGCTGAACATCTCGCTGCCGTCGATGCTTTATATCACGCTCGGCACCTGGGCCGTTGAAGTCTTCGGCGATAAGCTTATTGCGAAAGACTACCTTGGCTTCGCCGGGCTCTTCATCCTTGCCTCGACCTTCATCCCCTTCGCCGTCATGCTCGTGGCCGCAGCGGTGAAGTGGACGACCATGGGAGGCTACAGGCCTCAGGTGCGGCCGATGTGGTCCTTCTGGGCTATTCGCAACGAGACCAGCACGGTTTTGTACTGGGGAATGACGGGCCGCATATTGCTCGACTACTTGCGGGGAACGCCTTTCCTGCCCTGGGTCCTGCGGGTGTTTGGCGCAAAATTCGGCAAGGGCGTCTATATGGACATGACCGACCTCACCGAATTCGACTGCGTGAAAGTCGGCGATTACTGCGCGCTCAACATGGGCAGCGCGCTGCAAACGCATTTATACGAAGATCGGCTGATGAAGATCGGATCGATCGACGTCGGCAAAGGCGTGACATTGGGGCCCGGATCGACTGTCCTGTATGACACCCATGTCGGCGATTATGCGCGCCTCGGTCCGCTGACTGTCGTCATGAAAGGCGAGACGATTCCGCGCGCTTCGGAGTGGGTCGGGTCTCCGGCGGAGCCCGCTCGATCGTAA
- the thrB gene encoding homoserine kinase, translated as MAVYTQVDDAELLAFLATYDIGDLLSCKGIAEGVENSNYYLHTSAGSFILTLYERRVAEADLPFFLGLMEHLARRGVTCPQPVPNRAGEPLGRLAGRPAVIVTFLDGYSVHRPEVAHCAALGAALAQLHLAGADFPLRRLNALSLGAWRPLFAPSAVHADEVEPGLRETVEAELDYLEQNWPRDLPSGVIHADLFPDNAFFLGDKMSGVIDFYFACNDAYAYDLAICLNAWCFDEAHRFEMEKGAALLSAYRRVRPLDDAELDAFPTLARGAAMRFLLTRYVDWLNVPKGALVRPKDPREYLAKLRFHQTAGAFL; from the coding sequence ATGGCCGTTTACACGCAGGTTGACGATGCGGAGCTGCTCGCTTTCCTCGCAACCTATGACATCGGCGACCTCCTCTCCTGCAAGGGCATTGCCGAGGGGGTCGAGAACTCGAACTACTATCTGCACACGAGCGCCGGAAGCTTCATCCTCACGCTGTATGAAAGGCGCGTGGCGGAGGCGGACCTGCCATTTTTTCTCGGACTGATGGAGCATCTCGCGCGGCGCGGCGTCACGTGCCCGCAGCCCGTGCCCAACCGGGCCGGCGAGCCGCTTGGGCGCCTCGCGGGTCGGCCGGCGGTCATCGTTACTTTCCTGGACGGCTATTCGGTGCATCGGCCCGAGGTCGCCCATTGCGCGGCGCTCGGCGCGGCGCTGGCGCAGCTGCATCTCGCCGGCGCGGATTTTCCGTTGCGGCGTCTCAACGCGCTTTCGCTCGGGGCCTGGCGCCCGCTTTTCGCGCCCTCCGCCGTCCACGCCGACGAGGTGGAGCCGGGGCTGCGCGAGACCGTCGAGGCGGAGCTCGACTATCTTGAACAAAACTGGCCCCGCGATCTGCCCAGCGGCGTCATCCATGCAGATCTTTTTCCGGACAACGCCTTTTTCCTGGGCGACAAGATGTCGGGCGTGATCGATTTCTATTTCGCCTGCAATGACGCCTACGCCTACGATCTTGCGATCTGCCTGAACGCCTGGTGTTTCGACGAGGCTCATCGCTTCGAGATGGAGAAGGGCGCCGCGCTTCTTTCTGCCTATCGCCGCGTCCGGCCCTTGGACGACGCGGAGCTCGACGCTTTCCCGACGCTCGCCCGCGGCGCGGCGATGCGTTTTCTTCTCACGCGCTATGTCGATTGGCTGAACGTGCCGAAGGGCGCCTTGGTGCGGCCCAAGGACCCGCGCGAATATCTCGCCAAGCTTCGCTTCCACCAGACGGCCGGCGCCTTTCTATGA
- a CDS encoding NAD kinase: MAAGGDAPNPFKKLAFLSSGTPQAEEARGRLVEKYGDIPPEDADCIVALGGDGLMLRTLHNYMDSGKPIYGMNRGSVGFLMNQYRESGLRKRLIEAKASIIHPLLMNATNVRGDEFSAHAINEVSLLRQTSQVAKLRILINGQERMPELITDGVLLSTPAGSSAYNLSANGPILPLDSPLLALTPISPFRPRRWRGALLPDAAKVRIEVLEPEKRPVSVVADHDEFRDLAFVDIEMDHDADLVLLHDPGHSLEERILREQFGY, encoded by the coding sequence ATGGCCGCCGGCGGCGATGCCCCCAATCCGTTCAAAAAACTGGCTTTCCTCTCGTCCGGCACGCCGCAGGCCGAGGAGGCGCGGGGGCGGCTCGTCGAAAAATACGGCGACATTCCGCCGGAGGACGCCGATTGCATCGTGGCGCTCGGCGGCGACGGCCTCATGCTGCGGACGCTGCACAATTACATGGATTCCGGCAAGCCGATTTACGGCATGAACCGCGGCTCGGTCGGGTTTCTGATGAACCAATATCGCGAAAGCGGCCTGCGCAAGCGCCTCATCGAGGCCAAGGCCTCGATCATCCACCCCTTGCTGATGAACGCCACCAATGTGCGCGGGGACGAGTTTTCCGCCCATGCGATCAATGAGGTCTCGCTGCTGAGACAGACCTCGCAGGTCGCGAAGCTGCGCATTCTCATCAACGGCCAGGAGCGGATGCCCGAGCTCATCACCGACGGCGTGCTGCTGTCGACGCCCGCGGGCTCGTCGGCCTATAATCTCTCCGCCAATGGGCCGATCCTGCCCCTCGACTCGCCCTTGCTGGCGCTCACGCCGATCTCCCCCTTCCGTCCCCGCCGCTGGCGCGGGGCGCTGCTGCCGGATGCGGCGAAGGTCCGCATAGAAGTCCTCGAGCCTGAAAAGCGTCCTGTTTCCGTCGTGGCGGACCACGACGAATTCCGTGATCTTGCTTTCGTGGACATAGAGATGGATCACGACGCCGATCTCGTGCTGCTACACGACCCCGGACATTCGTTGGAAGAGCGGATTTTGCGAGAGCAGTTCGGCTATTAG
- a CDS encoding ROK family protein, whose translation MSDEPMRIGVDLGGTKIEAIALDSAGAILARSRVATPAHDYDAIIRAVAALVGDIETQTGRRGTVGVGAPGSISTHTGLAKGSNTQCVNGKPLVADLSQSLDRPVRVENDANCFALSEAVDGAGQGARVVFGVIIGTGVGGGVVVDGKIIAGPNHIGGEWGHTPLPWMRRDEYPGARCFCGHDGCIETFLSGPGLSRDYERRAGASVTGQEIVARAERGEAAALAALDAYQDRLARALAMVIDILDPDVIALGGGVSNIARLYDGLTARVAQHAFTDALDTKILRNVHGDSGGVRGAAWLWRDD comes from the coding sequence ATGAGCGACGAACCCATGCGCATCGGCGTCGATCTTGGCGGCACAAAGATCGAGGCGATTGCCCTCGACTCGGCCGGCGCAATTCTCGCCCGCAGCCGTGTGGCGACGCCCGCGCATGATTATGACGCGATTATCAGAGCCGTCGCGGCACTCGTCGGCGACATCGAAACTCAGACGGGCCGCCGCGGGACAGTCGGCGTTGGCGCGCCCGGGTCGATCTCCACCCACACAGGGCTGGCGAAAGGATCGAACACGCAATGCGTCAACGGAAAGCCGTTGGTCGCGGATCTTTCGCAGTCGCTCGATCGGCCGGTGCGTGTCGAGAATGACGCCAATTGCTTTGCGCTTTCGGAAGCGGTCGATGGGGCGGGGCAGGGCGCGCGCGTGGTCTTCGGCGTCATCATCGGCACGGGGGTCGGCGGCGGCGTCGTCGTGGACGGCAAGATTATCGCGGGTCCTAACCATATCGGCGGAGAATGGGGCCATACGCCGCTCCCTTGGATGCGCCGCGACGAATATCCCGGCGCCCGCTGTTTCTGCGGACATGACGGCTGCATAGAGACCTTTCTCTCGGGGCCGGGACTTTCGCGCGATTATGAGCGGCGCGCCGGCGCGTCCGTGACAGGTCAGGAGATCGTCGCGCGCGCCGAGCGCGGGGAGGCGGCGGCCCTTGCTGCGCTCGACGCTTATCAAGATCGTCTTGCCCGCGCCCTCGCCATGGTGATCGACATTCTGGACCCCGACGTGATCGCGCTCGGCGGCGGCGTCTCGAATATCGCGCGCCTCTACGATGGGCTAACCGCACGTGTTGCCCAACATGCCTTCACCGACGCGCTGGATACGAAAATTCTCCGCAATGTCCACGGCGACTCCGGCGGGGTACGCGGGGCTGCCTGGTTGTGGCGGGACGACTGA
- a CDS encoding Flp family type IVb pilin yields MPEKQTGCKSGPPAPLAPCLLLGMPKWRRASSIGSVAVKRLESFLALSFSRGGPMRSLFHRFIANEGGATAIEYAVIASLVSIIIVGATTAIGTQMSTLYFGKLGSKFN; encoded by the coding sequence ATGCCGGAAAAGCAGACTGGATGCAAGAGCGGGCCGCCAGCGCCGTTGGCGCCTTGCTTGCTTTTAGGGATGCCCAAGTGGAGGCGCGCCTCCTCGATCGGGAGCGTCGCCGTTAAGCGTTTGGAGAGTTTTCTGGCCTTATCTTTTTCGCGTGGAGGCCCGATGCGCAGCTTGTTTCATCGTTTCATCGCGAACGAAGGCGGGGCGACCGCGATCGAATACGCAGTGATCGCGTCGCTTGTTTCAATCATCATCGTCGGCGCGACGACGGCCATCGGAACGCAGATGTCGACCTTGTACTTTGGCAAGCTCGGCTCTAAATTCAATTGA
- the ispH gene encoding 4-hydroxy-3-methylbut-2-enyl diphosphate reductase: MNAQPRGMKPPLKILLCSPRGFCAGVVRAIDAVERALAKYGPPVYVRHEIVHNRYVVESLKSKGAVFVEELDEIPSTDAPVIFSAHGVAKSVSAEAQERKLLAIDATCPLVTKVHREAEIHWKRGRRVLLVGHSGHPEVVGTMGQLPEGAVVLVESIDDIQALSFTDENNLAYVTQTTLSLDDSQEIVTALTKRFPGIVGPHKEDICYATTNRQAAVKQVAPTVDAVIVVGSPNSSNSQRLREVAERAGAPAQLVQGKREIDWSIFGSIGSLGITAGASAPEVLVEEIMDAFAERYDISVETVSTADESVSFPLPKELRALA, translated from the coding sequence ATGAATGCTCAGCCACGCGGGATGAAACCGCCGCTCAAGATTCTCCTTTGCTCGCCGCGCGGATTCTGCGCCGGCGTGGTGCGCGCGATCGACGCCGTCGAGCGCGCCCTCGCGAAATATGGACCGCCGGTTTATGTGCGTCACGAGATCGTCCACAATCGTTACGTCGTGGAGTCGCTGAAATCCAAAGGCGCGGTTTTCGTCGAGGAGCTCGATGAAATTCCCTCGACCGACGCGCCCGTGATCTTCTCCGCTCATGGCGTGGCCAAATCCGTTTCCGCGGAGGCGCAGGAGCGCAAGCTTCTCGCCATCGACGCGACCTGCCCGCTTGTCACCAAGGTGCATCGCGAAGCGGAAATCCACTGGAAGCGCGGCCGGCGCGTGCTGCTTGTCGGCCACTCGGGCCATCCGGAGGTCGTCGGGACAATGGGGCAGTTGCCCGAGGGCGCGGTGGTGCTCGTGGAATCCATCGACGACATCCAGGCGTTGAGTTTCACGGACGAGAATAATCTCGCCTATGTCACTCAAACCACCCTGTCGCTTGACGACTCTCAGGAGATCGTCACTGCGCTGACGAAGCGCTTTCCAGGGATTGTGGGCCCTCACAAGGAAGACATCTGCTACGCGACGACGAATCGCCAGGCTGCGGTGAAGCAAGTCGCGCCGACCGTCGACGCGGTGATTGTCGTGGGCTCGCCGAATTCGTCGAATTCGCAGCGGCTGCGCGAAGTGGCGGAGCGAGCCGGCGCCCCGGCCCAGCTCGTGCAGGGCAAGCGTGAAATCGACTGGTCGATCTTCGGCTCCATTGGCTCGCTGGGCATCACCGCCGGCGCCTCTGCGCCGGAAGTGCTCGTTGAGGAAATCATGGACGCTTTCGCAGAGCGCTATGATATCTCGGTCGAAACGGTCTCGACCGCCGACGAAAGCGTCTCCTTCCCACTGCCGAAGGAGCTGCGGGCGCTCGCCTGA